The DNA region GTTTTGCCTCGCGCCAGGAAAAGCCCATCGCCGCCGTTGAAATCCGCTACCGCGACAGGGCGGAAAGACCCGAGCTGATCTCGTTGCCGCCTCAACAGGAGGACCATGCATCCAATGCCGACGAGGAAGACGAAAGTGCAAGCCTTGATGAAGACATTGGCATTCTGAACAGCTTCTTCATCGAGGATATCGAACGGGCGATGATCTGCGTCAAGCAGGGCAATATCCCGGAGCCGCTCCGGCGGTACCTCAACCCGCCGGCAGGTGAAAATCGGGTCGACCTTTATTCGGAGGAAGGGCGCCGGTCGATCATTCGGGCGCTGCATCCCGGCAATCTCAACCGTGGACGCTGGCTGAGCGAGCCTCACCTTGCAATGAGCCTCATGCAACAGTTCGCGATCAATTCGGCGATCGGCGGCCTGTCGGAAACGGGATTGTTCTCAGTCAACGGCCCGCCGGGCACCGGAAAGACGACCCTGCTTCGGGACATGTTCGCCGACAATATCGTTCGGCGCGCCCGGGTGCTCTCCTCCTTGACGATGGCGCGCGACGCCTTTGACGGAACGCTGCGCCGTGTCGGTTTTGCGGATCGGAGCACCGCCTCCATATCCGCGCTGATCCCGGCTCTTGCCGGGTTCGAAATGGTCGTCGCCTCCTCCAACAATGCCGCCGTGGAGAATATTTCGCGCGACCTTCCCAAGCAGAGCTCGATCGCAAGGACATCTTCATTTCAATATCTGCAGACGGTCGCGCACAAGATCGCCTGCCAGAAAGACAATGGAGCAGTCATCAAGCTCTCCGACGGCGATCGCCCGTGGGGGTTGATCGCCTGTGCGCTCGGCAACTCCAGAAACCGCCGAGCCTTCAAGGAACGTTTCGCCTTCATGGAAATCGCCGAAAGGCCGAAGCCCGGCTGGTCGGGCGCCGCAAAGCCGCAGACCATCTGGGAATGGTTGAAGAGCTATGAGGGGCCAAGCTTTGCCGAAGCGGCATCGGCTTTTCATGCCGCCGACGAGATGGTTCGCGAAAAGATCGGCCAATATGCGCGTTATGCCGATCTCCGCGATGAAATAGCACCCGTTTCGCAGGATGCATTCTGCCGCGAGGCGCTTGAGAGGGTGGCCGCCGCCGCGGACGAAGTTTTGCATGCGCAGAACCGATGCGAGATGCTGGCGACCGAAATGCGCCGCATCGCCGACGGTTTGGCTTATCTGAAGGAGGAGCAACAGTTGCTCGACCGCAGCGCTCCTGCACGATGGAAGAGGGTGCTCTCGACCAACCCGGCCCGGCAGCATCGGCAAGACGTCATCGGCAATGCGCGGAAGCAGCTGGAACTGCGTAAAGCGCTGGCCGAATGCGAAGATCGGCTTGCAAAAACCGAAAGACCCGCGCTGGAACTGGCTTTGCGAGCGCATGACCGGGCCGAACGGTCCCTGCGGTCACGACGAAAAATCTGGTCTGCGAAAAAGGAGGAACTCGAGCGGCTGGGGGAAATTCTCGATCGTCCCACCGCACCGGAGCGTCTCACCGATCTCGATAAGGATCAGGTGCAGATCGACGGTCTCTGGCATCAGGACGAACTGGCGGCTCTGCGTTCGGCATTGCTGGAAGCAGCGCTGACGCTGCATGAAGCTTGGTTGGCCGATGTCGGCAGGAAGGGCGGAGGTTTTGGCGGAAATATCGTTGCCATCACCAAGCTGCTTTCCAACAACAATCCCGTCGATGACAAACACATCGCATCGATCTGGCAGAGCCTTTTCATGATCGTTCCGATCGTCTCCACGACGTTCGCGTCCTTTGCCAAGCAGTTCCGCGGGCTCAAGCCCGGCTCGATCGGCTGGGTCTTCATCGATGAAGCCGGCCAAGCGGTGCCGCAGGCGGCGGTCGGGGCTTTGTTGCGGGCGCGCCGCGTCATGGTGATCGGCGATCCCTTGCAGATCGAACCGGTTTTCACGCTTCCGAGCGCGCTGATTTCAGGCGCCTCGGCTCTTTCACCCCACACGGCGGCAGGTCAATATTCGCCGAACAGGGCGTCGGTGCAGATGCTGGCCGATGCCGCCAATCGCTACGGAACGACGCTTCAGGGCGAAGAGGCAGATCGGCTCTGGATCGGCAGCCCACTCAGGGTGCATCGACGCTGCATCGATCCGATGTTCAGCCTTGCCAATCAGATCGCCTATCAGAACAAGATGATCTTCGGGCTGCACGAGCGCCGACCGGCCGGCGACGCATCGCCCTTTTATGGCGACAGCGCCTGGATCGACATCAAGGGCAAGGTATCGGGCAAACAGGCCGTTGCCGAGCAGACCGACTTCATCGTCGACCTCCTCGCCTCGACTTATCGCCGAGACGGTGCATTGCCGGACATCTACCTCATCTCCCCGTTCAAGGAGATCAAGACCAGTTTGAGACGGGCTCTTTTCCATGCGGTCTGGATCGACCAAGACGGATATGCGCGCGGATCTCCAGCGAAACTGCAGAAATGGCTTCAGGAACGGGTCGGCACGGTTCACACCTTCCAGGGCAAGGAAGAAGATATCGTTTTCATGGTCCTCGGCGCCGATGCCGAGCATCGCGGAGCGGCCGGCTGGGCCGCATCCAAGCCAAACCTGTTGAACGTGGCGCTGACGCGCGCCAAGCGTCGTTTCTACATCGTCGGCGACCGCACGCTCTGGCAAACGCTCCCCTATTTCAGGGAAGCAGCAAATGCATTGCAGACGATCCGGCCCGCGGAATTCCTGGCCCGCAACGAGCTGAACGTGAGAGATCGGACTCCGGCGCCGTTCGCTGAACGCATGCTTTGACGTTTCCCGGAAACATAGAAAGCCCGCACGAGGCGGGCTTTTTGGGAAGATTGGTTGCGGGGGCAGGATTTGAACCTGCGGCCTTCAGGTTATGAGCCTGACGAGCTACCGGGCTGCTCCACCCCGCGATATTTCATTCCGGACG from Rhizobium sp. NLR16a includes:
- a CDS encoding DEAD/DEAH box helicase; the encoded protein is MQIDADRAERERLLAILDFWHKIEFFIPYDLSSRLVSGEGRTVFWLHAETLLQDSAALSRPVIPEEKQITGFTLFLGVFSKSEIAEIRRHFDSAAVDIAEYEDAERGDLDGDTCFASLQLTPLGQPMFETFSVSTLPWALGRVRKTGLSSLSHEAFADGKRQLSELLQNFQAQRQLGSSSFEAAADQPIDAVEILALHELLCDWAGFASRQEKPIAAVEIRYRDRAERPELISLPPQQEDHASNADEEDESASLDEDIGILNSFFIEDIERAMICVKQGNIPEPLRRYLNPPAGENRVDLYSEEGRRSIIRALHPGNLNRGRWLSEPHLAMSLMQQFAINSAIGGLSETGLFSVNGPPGTGKTTLLRDMFADNIVRRARVLSSLTMARDAFDGTLRRVGFADRSTASISALIPALAGFEMVVASSNNAAVENISRDLPKQSSIARTSSFQYLQTVAHKIACQKDNGAVIKLSDGDRPWGLIACALGNSRNRRAFKERFAFMEIAERPKPGWSGAAKPQTIWEWLKSYEGPSFAEAASAFHAADEMVREKIGQYARYADLRDEIAPVSQDAFCREALERVAAAADEVLHAQNRCEMLATEMRRIADGLAYLKEEQQLLDRSAPARWKRVLSTNPARQHRQDVIGNARKQLELRKALAECEDRLAKTERPALELALRAHDRAERSLRSRRKIWSAKKEELERLGEILDRPTAPERLTDLDKDQVQIDGLWHQDELAALRSALLEAALTLHEAWLADVGRKGGGFGGNIVAITKLLSNNNPVDDKHIASIWQSLFMIVPIVSTTFASFAKQFRGLKPGSIGWVFIDEAGQAVPQAAVGALLRARRVMVIGDPLQIEPVFTLPSALISGASALSPHTAAGQYSPNRASVQMLADAANRYGTTLQGEEADRLWIGSPLRVHRRCIDPMFSLANQIAYQNKMIFGLHERRPAGDASPFYGDSAWIDIKGKVSGKQAVAEQTDFIVDLLASTYRRDGALPDIYLISPFKEIKTSLRRALFHAVWIDQDGYARGSPAKLQKWLQERVGTVHTFQGKEEDIVFMVLGADAEHRGAAGWAASKPNLLNVALTRAKRRFYIVGDRTLWQTLPYFREAANALQTIRPAEFLARNELNVRDRTPAPFAERML